A window of the Candidatus Cloacimonadota bacterium genome harbors these coding sequences:
- a CDS encoding metal-dependent hydrolase yields the protein MKIRYFGHSAFLLTNDLGHRVLIDPFLDDNPLSPVKSEEIDAEYIIATHAHADHLGDSFKIAKRCDSTVIGVAELAWYVESKGCKAHAMQIGGAYSFPFGRVKLTPALHGSQTPEGQYAGLAAGVLLWMDGMCIYHAGDTGLFYDMKLIGEMNEVDCFIVPIGDNFTMGIEDALKAVEFVNPQKVLPMHYNTWPVISADPEEFARKVNAMGRVCLTLKPGDELQI from the coding sequence ATGAAAATACGCTATTTTGGACACTCGGCTTTCTTGCTTACGAACGACCTTGGGCACAGGGTTTTAATCGACCCTTTTTTGGACGACAATCCGCTTTCGCCGGTGAAATCGGAAGAGATTGATGCCGAATATATCATTGCCACCCATGCTCACGCGGATCATCTGGGCGACAGTTTCAAGATTGCCAAACGCTGTGATTCCACCGTGATTGGAGTGGCGGAATTGGCATGGTATGTGGAATCAAAAGGCTGCAAAGCGCACGCGATGCAAATCGGCGGAGCTTACAGCTTTCCCTTTGGCAGGGTGAAACTTACGCCAGCGCTGCATGGAAGCCAAACTCCGGAGGGGCAATATGCCGGGCTGGCGGCTGGAGTGTTGCTGTGGATGGATGGAATGTGTATCTACCACGCTGGCGACACAGGCCTTTTTTATGATATGAAGCTAATCGGCGAGATGAATGAGGTGGACTGTTTCATCGTTCCGATTGGAGATAATTTTACCATGGGGATTGAGGACGCGTTAAAAGCGGTGGAATTTGTGAACCCCCAAAAGGTGCTGCCCATGCACTATAACACTTGGCCAGTGATTAGCGCCGACCCGGAAGAATTTGCCCGAAAAGTGAATGCAATGGGCAGGGTTTGCCTCACGCTCAAACCCG